Part of the Chanodichthys erythropterus isolate Z2021 chromosome 13, ASM2448905v1, whole genome shotgun sequence genome is shown below.
tctcgtcgctttataatattaacattgaaccactgtactcacatgaactgatttaaatatgtttttagtacctttatggatcttgagagaggaaatgtcattgcaaaTGTCATatgtctatggaggcctcactgcgCCATcggttttaatcaaaaatatcttaatttgcattccgaagattaacgaaggtcttacgggtgtggaacgacatgacatgagggcgagtaataaattacattattttcatttttgggtgaattaaccctttaacccaCAAACCTGAGCACTTTGAAAGATAATTGGTATAACTTAAAATTTAAGTTCCCATCCCACCAGAATGGCTGATTAGTTGACTAGGTTGTCTAGTGATCTTTAATCAGCTTAAGACTGGAAAGGGAGACACATTTAGATCTATCTATGTTTTAGTGAACAATAACACTCCTACGGTCAGCATCGTAAAAGCCTACAGCTACAACTTTCAAAGCAGAAAAATATTATGTGAACAACACATCTCAGCACTGCAGGACAAATCGCCTGCTGTGAGCAATGTTCCTGTTTTTGTGCAGAATCCACAGGTTTATTTGTGAGATTAAAGAAACGTCTTGTGTGGATTCTTTATGGTGTGCTACTTGCTCCCGGGAGCCAGACCGGACAGATGACTGCTTTAAAAATAGTTGCAGTACAAAAATGGCTCAACAAACAGCTGGATGCCATGAACTAGATGTTGCACAACCATAATATTTCTAATGTAACAGCTATGAACTTTTGAACCAAGATGAACTATGAACTTAGTCCAAGTGCTCTGGATATACTGAAGCACATGTTTCTGTGTCCACTGCATCCCCTGTCTCCTTGCATCAATCTGTATTAGAGTCTCTCTTATTAGGACTTCGTTTCCTACAATTAAAGGTGAGTTATTTAGTCTGTTTGTTGAATATCAGCACCATTAGTCTATTTGTTAGATATTAGGATGCTCAGCATCTTTATGTTAGGCTACTTATACTAATATTTAACAAACATCTCTCTTCACCAAGCATAATTATACAGGTTTAacttaaaggggtacttcaACCTACAAAATGGACTTTCAATAAAATGTCACTATCTATGCAGTTGAATATATATACTACCTGACTAGAGAGAACTAAAGTAAAAAGGCTGTTGTCTTTCCTTTTGCCAATAGGTAGGAAAACGTCAACACCCATAATGTACTGGCAATGTTGGCGTCCAAGGCCACTACCACCTGTCTGCTATGGACCGAGCCAACTGGGTTACTGTGAGACAGCAAAGTTTTGGGGACAAAACAACTGTATTCCATTCCGATTAatacatcaaacaggttctccccactcagtgtcACACCCACTGAGAaacctgttgaaagtgccctaggtATTGCTGATTCTATTGTatggaacgtgaaaatagacaCCAGACACCATAGTCAAATGTTTGCCACAAGCCAGAGAGGGCCTGACAAAGCAAATTTAAAGTGCTGCcctaatgctaatcgtaaaGATTGTTATTCATGTTGGCACTAATGATGTCCGAATTCGCCAGTTGGAgatcactaaaaataacattaaagaggtgtgtgaacttgCAAGTACAATACTGGACACTGTAATTTGCTCTGGCCCCCTCCCCCTACATAGCAGACTGACGTCATTCAaaggctggctgtctaagttgTGTCCACAGAATAATAAAGGGTTCATaaacaattggaaaagtttttggggcagactTGACCTTTTGAATAGAGATGGTCTTCATCCCTTCTGGGATGGTGCTTCTCTTCAGGTTAGGAAGCAGACAGACCGTCTAAACCAACCATCTGCTAACCAcctcacgttacagaagtcagataaatcccaacatagaaactctttcacctagatatcaTCATATAGAAATTGTGTCTGTTCCTCAAAGTAGGAAATACAAAGAAAAAccatttaagggtaaaaattaaaatttatgttcaacaaataaaaagatatatatacacaagaACAAATTATATAGCTTGGTTTGCTAAATATTAGATCCCTTTCTACAAAAGAACTTTTTGTAAATGATATGATCACAGATCAAAACCTAGATGTgctgtttgacagaaacctggcttaaaccagacgattacattactttaaataaatctCCCCCCAAGATTACTGTTATGAACATGAGCCTCATCTGAAAGGCAAaaggggaggtgttgctgtaattcaTACTAATATTTCCAGTATTACTCAAAGGTCTACTGACGATGTTGTATGAGAACCTGACTGAGCTGGACGTTGACGTTTCTTTTGgcagaactgctttatagattaaattaaatgaaagtacTTTATTGATGATCTTCACAACGGAACTGAataaacactgaactgacttcagctgaacaaccTCCAAAATGCATAATTTTCCTGTTATAAccgtaaagctgctttgaaacaatctgtattgtattgtaaagcacaatataaataaaggtggCTTGACCAGTCAAATACTGCCTTGCTTTattaggaaatacttcttagcaaacttttagttaTAATGGTGTTGGCTTGTATTGTTCCCAAGTGCAAGAACTAAGTAAACGTTTAGCGGGAGTGAGTAATTTTTGGTGTCCAGTGAAGGATCCAGCACGTTGAAGGCAGTAGCTAAAGgctggaaaaaaatcattaacatGGGGAGAGCACTGTGATGGAAAACATGAAAAACCTCTGTGTTTGAAGTCAACAATTCAAACTGGATGACTATGAATGTTTTAGGCCAAACGGAGCGAAAAACTAAAAGACACCGCCATTCTGTCAAGTCCAAACACCCCCGTCCCAATCTTTTAAACATTTGACAAAATCATACcggaacattcaaatctgtgtttgtgttaaattactcaaattaaatattttttccagCAATTAATAGTTTGTCAGAACtatttatgttattttgtttagttgccttttcagaatcgtgggagaatcgTGATCTTGTAATCTACTACATGCCCTCAACAGTCATCTGATTGatcatttattcttttttagtATAATTCCAAAaactgtttatttgttttatttctctcAGTCATCACTGTATTGCCTTGATTTATGTTTTTCCAATTGAATATCATCTTTCTTACTAAGACATATTATCGTAAGATATAGAGTGCAAACTCATTTTATGTGCAGTTTACGCAAATAGTTTGCTATACCGTtataaagatctttttgatatACATTACACACTATCAGaattatgcatattttttgCATAGTTTAGgaattaaattgaatttaaaaaaatgaaatctgaggtattTTTTCCTCTGAGTATGAGCATattctgttatttattataCTATacaatcgattttttttttggataaattttcatatgtcaggctttTAGGGTTCATTTTCAGGGGAAACTATTGCTTTAAACTTTCATTCTTCTATACGAGCTAAAGAAGAGTAATATGGACATTTTAATCTCAGCTATGAGCAAATTGCAGAGCAAAACAATTCTAACCTTGTCAAAATAGATGCGTATAGATCCCACATTTGTCGCTCCTACAGCTGTGAGTGAAAAGAAGCCGTGCGTCCACTCCCCACTCAAGACCACCCGCTCATTATGGCAGAAAAGTTCCTTGATCCATCGTGCAACTCCTGGGTTCACGGACATCAGAGAACCTATGATAGAAACATACGTATCAGACCATAAACCATGCTTCAGTTATGTAACCAGGCACTGATGGTATCGCACTGCTCAGTCGCCATCAGATTAGAAAAGACGCTTATAACTTAAGCATTTAAGACCTAAAGTCCCTGTTGATTAATCTTTTTAACAACaaatcatattttcagaaagcaaaacaaaataacagagAGCAAAAGAGAGAAACATATTATGCCGCTGACCTGGAAAGTGCCGTCTGTGTGCCACCCTCCAGTCTGTAGGCGAGTGGAAGCAGTGGTAGTCACCTGGAGCCAGATAAACTACACAGTGAAACAACTCATTCCCCTCCTTAGTGACCAGGGCATCCTGGAATGTGCCAGGGTCATCTTCATCTAAACAggacaagaaaaataaaaccaaGATGATTCAATAGTTCAATAGTTGTCAGGAAAAAATATGAAAGATATTGGAGAGTTTATATCACATGGTCTATAAGCTTTGCATGATGTTCTTTGTTGGTCAGATCCGATTTAAGGCTTAGTGCTTTCAATATTCATATCAATCTATAATTTCCCTGCGATTTTAGAGATGCAAAACAGTTCAAACATTTGGGGTCAGTTATATGAAAacaaatgaatacttttattttgcaaggacgcattaaattgatctaaaAGTGACCGTAAAGACATAATGTAAAGAcgttataatgttacaaaaataaatgctgtcgttttgaaatttctattTATCCTGaaaaaacatattagaatgaattcttaaggatcatgtgacacagaagcctggagtaatgatgctgaaaatttaacTTTGCCatgacaggaataaattgcattttgaaatacatttaaaatagaaaacgggcattttaaattaaaataataatatttcacaatattactgtatttttgatcaaataaatgtagccttgttgTGCAAGAGAGACTTctgtcaaaaacatttaaaaaaaaaaaaaaaaaaaaagaaccaacatcacacttttgaacagtagtgtggaTTATGGTTAGTTTGCTCAACAAGCTTTTCCAGGCACTTGTTACATTAAGTCACTTGGTGCAAAACATTTTGACAATACAGTCttgatattttataaaattgttaGCAAAATGTGATGAGGAACCAGAAATATGAAGTCAACCATACAGTGATACAGAAATTCACAATACGGACTGTATACATctcaaaatgtatatttaatttatgcttTCCATTCTGTTGTCTTACTGTAAAATAATGTCCAATTCAATCCTCTTTTATTATTGCTTTCACATGACAAGTCTTTCTTCAATGTTATATGAACTTACTTTCACTGAACCGAATCCCGGACTGAGAGCGGATGGGATCAGAGCTGCTTTAATTTTGTCACTGTTGTGACAATCAGTATGCATCTTATTTTCTGCTGAACGTGAGTGTAAACTGATTTTCTGATGTTATGATCCGACATCAAAGAATTTTTGTTCCGGAAACATGTCCTACTTGGTCAAATGACAAATTAATTGAGACTTACTTCTGTTAGCTGTTAAACTCTCTGCCCAGGTGCGTGGCCCGAGGAACGTTTCCAGGGAGTAGGTCACTCCCTTCACCTGCTCTACCTCACAGTTCTTCACACGGCCAAAATGAAGGATCTTGCCGTCAGCTGGACTGATCTGTGGAGCGAACGGTCACTCGTTGTATTAATCTATTATATATTTCGTAAGTTTTCTTCATACTGTATTAAAAACAGACTAGCTCGATTAGCTGGAATATGCAAAattataaaatcaaaataaacattaGATTAAGCATGCAATTATTTCAGAACCCATAACAAATataggcaacaggaaatgatgtAACATTCCAAGGGCTTCTGTTTcaagtaaataattaaaaatattaaaatatttttatttaaatatttataaccacctacttaaaaaaataaataataataattaccatCTACTCAGGTTTCCTGTTACACTGCCATATGCTACACTTCATATATTCTTTTATATGTCATTAACAATATacaaaaacaatacaacaaTATACAATGGTTAGGTCCTATACTAGTTAAAGCCAAAACAAACTGGCAGGTCACCAAACGATCACAACATGatgtgaaatgaaaattcaatgCATATGTTTCTCCTGGGTTTGCATttgaatgaaagtgaatggaaattaaaaaaattcctCTTTTTCTACAGTTAAAAACCCAGACTTACCACGCAGTGCGAGTCGCACACTGGCCGGACCTGAGGTTTGAGTTTGCGCCTAAAAAACTCGCCCAGGTTTCTGTAGTGCTGTAGATCCTCCACTGCCGCTTCCTTCATGTTGACTCCAAATGTCCATATATACAATCTGAAGATAGGTTTCCGTAACCAATTGGGCAGGTCCACCTGGTTCAGGCGACCCCAGGCTCTGGAGAGCAGTCGTGTGGGTATGGACTTGTAGATTGTAACCTACACCCAAAAGAAAGAGTTTGAAGACGGCATGCTCAAATATCTgtataataatcaacagcaaACGTTCGCAAAGAGGAACATAAACACACTTAAAGTGATTGAACCATTTCAGACGgtgagaaaagaggtgatgctgcaatgtatattatgaaaaaatgagtttttgaccttggatgcatgtaaaggagacctccaaaacaaagttaggaacctttaaaattaGCATAACAGGATGATTGCCACTTTGTTTCTTTATACATCAGCTGACAACAGAATGCTTTATTATCAGAAGTCAGATATCAAGAAGGAATATGATTTTGAATAGAACACACCATAAATAtttgatgaatcaaaatttcgGCAACTTAAAATATTCttaaaatgtcacatttttttCATAACAAGGCAAGGTAAGTTCAGAATGCAAAATGGTTGTACTCCCCAAAAACatgaatatttatgaattaataataaagaatgcttgtaaaaatgccttttaccttgcaataaacatttgaaaaaaaacattttatacagaCATGTATACAGTCAATTTTAATGCAAGCGAGTATCTAAAGTGTTTTAAAACCTGTTGTAGTAATGCTGCCTTCACCTGCTATAGGAAATATGATCATTCCCACTGCTGAAGTCGTGGATATGAGCTTATCGCATTCAACTTTCAGCATGAGAAGGCGTTCGTGTgcagtttatttattcatttatttttaacctAGGAAACTCTTATTTACGATAATCCCAAGatcatgtgaaggcagcataagtcCAGCAGCTACATGTGACTGACTGTACATCACCCTCTGTGCACCACGTGCTCCAGTGTTTGGATTGAGATCAGTGTATCGCACTGATCAATATTGATGTGGGCAAGGAGTGATCCTAGATCAGTGCTACAGATAGTACAGGGGCTCATAGTACAGGAGCTGGCCTGGGAGTTCAGTGTAAGTGGATTACTGTAGCTTCAATCCCAGCTGACAGACAGGAGGCTAAATGCGGACACTGTTGGAGTCTTACAAGGTGGTGGGTTGTAGATGATGGTTATAGGTTTAACAAGCAGGAAGTGAAGGATATCCAAATGTTGCCCGACCCAGAAAAAGGCTCTTTATCCACAAAGTGTGTCATTTTAGGTTCtcacatttttaaacagaaaatacacATTATGCTAAGATTGATACGTTATTTATAGTAAGCtcttcaaaaaatgtatttattatttacttattaaaattaaaaatatcaatTGCTTTTTAACATAAAAAGAACTTCATGGTGCGTTCAAGACCTACagggaagttcgtatttacgagtTGTTTACAACATCAGGTGCATTCAAGTCACTTGTCTGAGCAAGATGGCATTGTACcttctcttaaagggttagctcacctcaaaatgtactcaccctcaagccatcctaggtgtatgagACTTTCtcctttcagacaaacacagctgagttatattaaaatatatcctgGCACTTCCAAGTTTTATAAATCATAGTGAAGGGGCGTTttttttgaagtccaaaaaaagtgcattcatccatcataaaagtaatccataaggctccagggggttaataaaagccatctgaagcaaagcaatggattttgtaagaaaaatatccatatttgtAACTTCATAGACTATAATCACTAGCTTCCGGTATCATCGGTCTGTGCGTTCATGAGAGAATAGAGTTCCAGCGTATTACATAGGATGTGAGTGTAGTGTTAGCTGAGGTGAGATTAGATGCCTctcacggttcaaacaaataggcctggaaaacaaactcaagctcctccgacatttctttttaaaaattaattaaatttcttGCTTTAGACTTCTAGTTCATAATCaaggttttgttttgctctatcctctgcacaTCCACGTTCGTCAATCCGTCATCCATCAGGACAAAGTTCACTCTTCGGCCGGAATTGACTCGCGTATGGAAACCAGTGAttctagtttataaagtttttaaatatggatatttttcttacaaaaatgcattgcttcacttcagaaggcctttattaagcccctggagccatgtggattacttttatgatgtaaaaacagtaatattgtaaaatattattacaatttaaaataacttttctatttgaatatatttcacaaagtaatttattcctgtgatggcaaagctgaattttcagcatcattactccagtcttcagtgtcacatgatccttcagaaatcattctaatatgctgatttgctgctcaagaaacatttaatgtgtacaattgtacaaaatatttgtgtacaatattttttttcaggattatttgatgaatagaaagttcaaaagaacagtgtttatctgaaattgaatcttttgtaacattataaatgtctttactgccacttttgattgatttaatgcatccttgctgaataaaagtattcatttctttaatttcttttcaaaaaaataaaaataaaaattcttactgaccccaaacttttgaacggtagtgtataatgctacagaagctttgtatttcagataaatgctgtttttttgaactttctattcatcaaggaatccttaaaaaacaaacaaacaaaaaaaaaaaaacagtacacaactgttttcaacattgaaaataatcataaatgtttcttgagcagcaaatcagcatattagaatgatttctgaaggatcatgtgacactgaagactggagtaaagatgctgaaaattaagctttgcatcacaggaataaattactttgtaaaatatatttaaatagtacacagttattttaaattgtaataatatttcacaatattactgtttttactgtatttttaattaaataaatgtagccttggtgagcagacgaaacttcttttaaaaacattaaaaatcttagtggttccaaacttttggactgtactgataaatataatacaatataatataaatataatataatataatataatataatataatataatataatataatataatataatataatataatataatataatataatataatataatataatataatataatataatataatataatataatataatataatataatataatataatataatataatataatataatataatataatataatataatacaatataatacaatataatataatataatataatataatataatatataatataatataatatataatataatataatataatataataatataatataattattagatCACGGTTACTatattcacttccattataaagcttggaagagccagaatattttttttatataactcCAAATGTGTTTGAccgaaagaagaaagtcatacacctaggatggcttgagggtgagtacattatggaataattttaatttttaaactaacactttaattaaatacacaaaaatacagcacttttttattttatttttttactctacTTCtagaaaatgaaaaacaaagaaCGTGCATCAGGTGTGTTTTGCTTTTAGGAATTAATACAGGAAGCCAATGTAAACTATTGTATATTACAATGCTATCATATTTTGTGCAGCATATTTTATGCTATCATAATATTTGTACTTATTAAGTATTGTGGTATTTCGCTGTGGTATCCCCATCCCCCCATTTAAGTTATTTACGGCTTTATGAGTTGAATGCACATGAATGCCACCACAAATACGATACCGACAAGACCTGACAGCACTATTATATCCTAGTACATTTCCTAGTTTATTCTTGGCTTTTATGATGAACTGCTTTGTAAAGGTCCTCATTTGTAAGTAGATAAAAGCATCCAGTaaatgagttaaaaaaaaaaaaaaaaatatatatattatatatatatatatatattatatattatatatatatatatatatatatatatatatatatatatatatatatatatatatatatatatatatatatatatatatatatatattcattctaGAACTACAGATTTAcattaacaaacaaaacatttttctattTCTCTGTAACTTCCTGTCTGCCACAGGAGATACGGTATCTACTTCTGAGCATCAGCATGGGCTGACTGGCAATTTTTTCGTGGGAAGTGAACAATAGTGGTGTCAGAACCACCGTGGCACGGTGCCCTCGACTGGGTCTAGAGACAAAGTGTTCCTCAGTTCAGAGCTGCATCATGGGACAATGGCTCTTTTCACACAAGTCCCAATGGAGCACAGAGCTCAGCAGGTCCATATGCAAGTAGCCATCTGCTGATAGCAGCAGCTCTTTCTGCTGACCTTGCATCAGTTTTGAGGTTTTATttctctgggttaaaaaatAGAGAGAACTGATCCCAGATCTAGGTCGTTATTCTGTAATGGTTCCAGTAAGGCTTCACATGATCACAGCATCATCCATAAGGTAACACCTGTTTTGCATAACAAAATCACAAATGCCCATAATACACTGATTACACACTGATGGATGTCATTAATGTCTCTGGATAGTGAGATTTtgcacactcaaacacacacaacataaGTCTATTGACTCTTTGATGTTTCCACCTGTACTTACTCTGCTTGTGGGCCTCCAGCCTACTTTGGCGAGAGGTTTGAGCGTTCCAAAGGGCAGGATGTAGTAGAGGAAGGACAGAGGCCATGAGCGAAGGCGGACAGTAGGCCGGGACATGCAGCTCAGCTGGCCTAGGCGCCGCCGCAGGGCCAACTGTGGGAACTGCAACCTGCACAATACATTCATGATGCCAAAGTGCTCAAAATACTCAGACAGACACATATAAAAGTATAAAGAAGATGGAAACTAAAGATATATGTCCAGATGATCTAAATGTTGTAAAGCAGGGGTGCCCAATTCTGGAGAACAACCTTTTTGCAGAGTTCAGTTCCAACCCTGCTCCAACCTGTTTGTAATTATCAAGTATATCCTGAAGATCTTGATTAATCGGTTCAGctttaattgaataaatttgGAGCTAAGCTTAGCAGGCAGACCTTCAGGAACAGGATTGAGCACCCCTTGTTATACAGTGAATCTCATGAAACCTGTCAAACATGTCCAGATAATATTACACCCTAAAAACCTTGAGAAACAAAATATGAATTGTGTGAATTTGGAAGTCAAAAAAATGACAGGAGTGAAATCCTTGATGACACCAATGacagaaaattacatttttttgttttttttaaatttacatttaatgaCATGTAAGCCTATATTTCAACAAGTGTCATTACCTCAAtgcaatataaaattattattatattcaatttaatattattatagtaatgACAAGTGTATCATTGAGTTaagataatataaaattattattaaaacaatataaCCAAATATAACTACAGTGGAAAAAATATGCTTAATTctcattaaaataatgtgtatttgtataattaaataattacattttactacggtaaaaataatatatttttaattaattttacttCTATATTGGTTAAATAATGAGAATAACCAATGAGAATTTACAAAAAActcaaaaaaggaaaatatcTGAATGTTTTAAGGTAATGGAAAATTAGGTGAAAATGTGCagatttttcatgaaaaagtcacacaaaaaaaaccaacaacaatcttataaaagttttttttttttcttcttttctttgatTTTAGGGTAAAATTAGGGTcagcgctgtcctgtgatttatcactaaagtagcttagaaactcaaaagttattgtagcatatatttttctacgTTTGAAGTAAAaatttacaacccacagcttcacaattaatagagagacggtatgactaattcacacacgcaatcACTCTCATTACGTACTGGTACTGTGCCAATTTATCTTCatctgatttacaacgagcagaaatctTGAAATGTTAtgaaccatagataaaataactgctgaaagtgagctatgtcatgtcagatcactctttcaataggaaaaaaaatactgaaaaaacctttaatagtcaatcatatttacagtacaaaccttgtcagaGAACTACGAGGgcaaaaaaccccaaaaacaaacaaacaaaataattgttcatTAATCGTAAATCAAggtaaaatgtacaaataatcgaggttttgattttaggccataatcgtccagccctaggtAAAAGGTTACCTGAACATGCTTTCTTGAGATTCACTCTATAAAATCAGAACTGGGCTGCTCTATCAAAATGGTGGAAAGGAGGAaggaaacatttataaaacatgcAGAAATATACACACAGCCCACTCACACATACCAAAGACCAAACACAAAGACGCCCATACAGAAGACAATAAACAGAAGATGATAAATGCTAGAAAGATACTTGAGATAGTATCAGGAAAAGAGACAGGAATAGAAATTCTCCACTGTAAACTTAACCTCATGATCGTTCACACTGCCTCTCAACTACACTGACCACATACTCCTTTCAGCTCAATTCCACTTACATCAGTCTAAGCAAAGGCTGCTTTCACCTGCTTAATACCTTTAGTCTCATTTAGGGTTTATCATCACCTTCCTGTTACACTTGCTCTAGATATGGTACATGAGGAGAAATACTTGACCGAAGGTCTGGGCCAGTCTACATaatattcttaaagggataatacaccccaaaatgaatattatattatcatttactcaccctcatgtaattctaaacttttaTGAACTactttcttcagcagaacacatacacacacacacacacacacaaaaaaaaaaagatatatttttgatattcatctcgcaattttgactttttttccccctcagaattgtgtgatataaagttgcaattgtgagttataaagt
Proteins encoded:
- the pisd gene encoding phosphatidylserine decarboxylase proenzyme, mitochondrial isoform X2, coding for MGNTEIGSWKSLALKCHHGLPMKFSDDITATHMPYLSGSWYRDNERSIVLLRRTTDFLLCHCVYKLQFPQLALRRRLGQLSCMSRPTVRLRSWPLSFLYYILPFGTLKPLAKVGWRPTSRVTIYKSIPTRLLSRAWGRLNQVDLPNWLRKPIFRLYIWTFGVNMKEAAVEDLQHYRNLGEFFRRKLKPQVRPVCDSHCVISPADGKILHFGRVKNCEVEQVKGVTYSLETFLGPRTWAESLTANRNEDDPGTFQDALVTKEGNELFHCVVYLAPGDYHCFHSPTDWRVAHRRHFPGSLMSVNPGVARWIKELFCHNERVVLSGEWTHGFFSLTAVGATNVGSIRIYFDKELRTNNPRYNKGTYNDFSYVTNNNQEGVSMRKGEHLGEFNLGSTIVLLFEAPRDFTFNLQAGQKIRFGEPLGTM